One genomic segment of Hevea brasiliensis isolate MT/VB/25A 57/8 chromosome 3, ASM3005281v1, whole genome shotgun sequence includes these proteins:
- the LOC131178621 gene encoding putative disease resistance protein RGA3 has product MADSFLFNAAESVLGKLGSLALQEFSLARGLESDLEKIKDNLKVIKAVLLDAEQQRSQNPRIEVWLENLKEVLYDAEDVVDEFECEVLRKQVVKSGNTTRKVRRFFSRSNPLTFRFRMGHKLKQIRERVDEIAALKSKFGLTERIFDRNIIHGEREMTHSFIDASNIIGREQARDDIIETLLQSVDGENVSIVPIVGIGGIGKTTLAKLVYNDQRIATYFELKLWVCVSDVFELDKVIIKILDSASTGQRYTDMGIDQLQRTLRQALNGKKYLLILDDVWSEDPRKWGELKTLLMGGANGSKIVVTTRSQRVAEIMGTVSALNLSLLSHQDCLSLFSKCAFKGQQEKQNPKLITIGEEIVRKCKGVPLAVITLGSLLYSVTDGREWEFIRDNEIWKLEQKEDDILPALRLSYEHLPSYLKRCFAYCSIFPKDYEMDDIELVYLWIANGLVQSSNENQELEDIGLRYFKELCSRCFFQDFFEYGGNVKCQMHDLIHDLALSITQNECSMVRTSTQQIPKSVRHISFPYPQSLPNDLPESLQNLDRVRTIWSINERREGISSEVFIKKCVSRFQYMRVLDLTYSRFEVLPTSIGDLKHLKYLNLFGNGLIRRLPNSICKLQSLQVLLLGKCWSLEELPKDIKYMISLRFLWITTNQKYLPTGGIGCLKFLRFLFIGWCDNLEYLFEDMQGLKMLRRLFICFCRSLTSLPQNIKCLMALETLCIHECENLDLAMEEGEDNQFPTQFSLQKLELRNLPKLVEFPQWLIRGSTNSLKVMKVEGCRNLRELPECLQNMASLLEVQIKYCPQLNNDPIRKAVAGPTTSMS; this is encoded by the exons ATGGCCGACTCATTTCTCTTCAACGCCGCAGAGAGTGTTCTAGGGAAGTTGGGCTCTCTTGCTCTTCAAGAATTTTCCCTGGCAAGGGGACTCGAAAGCGATCTTGAAAAGATTAAGGATAACTTGAAAGTCATCAAAGCTGTGCTTTTGGATGCCGAGCAGCAGCGGTCACAGAATCCACGGATAGAAGTTTGGCTGGAGAATCTCAAAGAAGTCCTATACGATGCAGAAGATGTGGTGGATGAGTTCGAATGTGAAGTCTTGCGAAAGCAAGTGGTCAAGTCTGGTAACACCACTCGAAAGGTACGGCGATTCTTTTCTCGCTCTAATCCGCTTACTTTCCGCTTTAGAATGGGACATAAACTAAAGCAGATTAGAGAGAGGGTAGATGAAATCGCAGCTCTTAAGTCTAAGTTTGGTCTTACTGAGCGGATTTTTGATAGGAATATCATTCATGGTGAGAGGGAGATGACCCACTCCTTTATAGATGCTTCTAATATCATTGGGAGGGAACAAGCTAGAGATGACATCATTGAAACGTTGTTGCAATCTGTTGATGGTGAAAATGTCTCCATTGTTCCAATTGTTGGAATAGGAGGTATTGGGAAGACTACACTTGCTAAATTGGTTTATAATGATCAAAGGATAGCTACTTATTTTGAGTTGAAGTTATGGGTTTGTGTTTCTGATGTTTTTGAATTAGATAAGGTGATTATTAAAATTCTTGACTCTGCATCTACTGGTCAACGATATACGGATATGGGTATAGACCAATTACAAAGAACCTTGCGACAGGCTTTGAATGGAAAGAAATATTTACTCATCCTAGATGATGTGTGGAGCGAGGACCCTAGAAAATGGGGTGAACTGAAAACATTGTTAATGGGAGGTGCTAATGGAAGTAAAATTGTAGTTACCACTCGTAGCCAACGTGTTGCTGAAATTATGGGCACAGTCTCTGCTCTCAATTTGAGTCTTCTTTCACACCAGGATTGTTTGTCTTTGTTTTCTAAATGTGCATTTAAAggacaacaagaaaaacaaaatccGAAGTTGATCACAATTGGGGAAGAAATTGTGAGAAAATGCAAAGGAGTTCCTTTGGCAGTGATAACTTTAGGATCTCTGCTTTACTCTGTAACTGATGGGCGGGAATGGGAATTTATAAGAGATAATGAGATATGGAAATTAGAGCAGAAGGAAGATGACATTTTGCCTGCTTTAAGATTGAGCTATGAACACTTGCCATCTTACTTGAAACGATGCTTTGCATATTGCTCGATTTTTCCCAAGGATTATGAAATGGATGATATTGAATTGGTTTATTTATGGATAGCAAATGGACTTGTTCAATCTTCCAATGAGAATCAAGAGTTAGAAGATATTGGCTTGCGCTATTTTAAAGAGCTGTGTTCTAGATGTTTCTTCCAAGATTTTTTTGAATATGGTGGTAATGTTAAATGTCAAATGCATGATCTAATACATGATCTGGCATTATCAATCACACAAAATGAATGCTCAATGGTAAGGACCAGCACTCAACAGATTCCCAAAAGTGTTCGACATATATCTTTTCCTTATCCTCAATCACTTCCAAATGATCTTCCTGAATCCTTACAAAACCTGGATCGTGTGCGAACCATTTGGTCTATAAATGAAAGACGTGAGGGGATTAGTAGTGAAGTGTTCATTAAAAAGTGTGTCTCAAGATTTCAGTACATGAGAGTCTTGGATTTAACTTATTCAAGGTTTGAAGTGCTGCCAACAAGTATAGGTGATTTGAAGCATTTGAAATATCTTAATTTATTTGGTAATGGTTTAATTAGAAGACTCCCTAATTCCATATGTAAGCTGCAAAGCTTGCAAGTTCTACTACTAGGTAAATGTTGGAGTCTTGAAGAGTTGCCCAAAgatataaagtacatgattagCCTTAGATTTCTTTGGATAACTACGAATCAAAAGTATTTACCAACAGGTGGAATAGGCTGCTTGAAGTTTCTTCGATTTTTGTTCATTGGCTGGTGTGATAATCTAGAATATTTGTTTGAAGACATGCAAGGCCTCAAAATGCTTCGAAGATTGTTCATCTGTTTTTGTAGAAGCTTGACATCTTTGCCACAAAATATTAAATGCCTAATGGCATTAGAAACTCTTTGTATTCATGAATGTGAAAACCTTGATTTGGCAATGGAGGAAGGAGAAGACAATCAATTCCCAACTCAATTCAGCCTCCAAAAACTAGAGTTAAGAAACTTGCCAAAATTAGTGGAGTTTCCACAATGGCTTATTCGAGGATCTACCAACAGTTTAAAAGTCATGAAAGTTGAAGGCTGTAGAAACCTCAGAGAATTACCAGAATGCCTACAAAACATGGCATCACTTCTAGAGGTTCAAATCAAATATTGTCCTCAGCTAAACAACGATCCCATAAGAAAAGCAG TGGCAGGTCCAACCACATCCATGAGTTGA
- the LOC131178298 gene encoding putative disease resistance protein RGA1, with product MAESFLIDIAENVFRKLGFLALEEFSFAWGLRSDLEKIKKILVVINAVLFDAEQHQLRSQQIEFWLGMLKDVLYDAEDVVDEFECEALRRKVVESGNTTRKVRRFFSSSNPLAFRFRMGHKLKKIRERVAEIAALKSDFGLTERIFDRHVIHREREMTHSFVDASNVIGRDEDKENIIEMLLQSFDSKNVSIIPVVGIGGLGKTTLAKLVFNDQRVISHFEEKLWVCVSEVFELEKVIIKILSSASPGQRYMDLDIDELQRALRQALDGRKYLLILDDVWSEDPRKWLELKALLMRGANGSKILVTTRSSRVASIMGTDSAYDLNDLPYQHCLSLFFRSAFKGEQEKQNPNLIRIGEEIVRKCKGIPLAVITLATLLYSVTDEHDWEFIRDNEIWKLEQKEKDILPALRLSYEQLPSHLKRCFAYCSVFPKDYIFYDPELVYTWMAQGLVQSCNENEELEDVGFRYFKELCNRCFFQDFREDPGDVQCKMHDLMHDLASSVTQNESSAIISSSQQVSKNVRYLPFLYPELLPEDLPIPFQNLDQVRTISFLNERREGVSSEVFIDACFLRCQYLRVADLAYSKFELLPRRIGNLKHLKYLSLWNTFFLKRLPNSICKLQCLQALVLGGCDELEELPRDMKNMVNLRLLWITTKQKYLPPGGLGCLKSLRFLFITGCENLQYLFEDLHGLTNLRRLFIGGCDSLISLPQSIKFLTTLKILNIANCENLDLAMEEVEDNQHPSPFSLQKLEIINIPKLLEFPPWLIRESINSLKVLKITDCDNLRESPEPLQNIATLEELLIYGCPMLNNERLQNILGPIQLLL from the exons atggcCGAGTCTTTTCTTATCGACATTGCAGAAAATGTTTTCAGGAAGTTGGGCTTTCTTGCTCTTGAAGAATTTTCCTTCGCATGGGGACTCAGAAGCGATcttgaaaaaattaaaaagatcTTAGTCGTCATCAATGCCGTGCTTTTCGACGCCGAGCAGCATCAGTTACGGAGTCAACAGATAGAGTTTTGGCTGGGGATGCTCAAAGATGTCCTTTATGATGCAGAAGATGTGGTGGATGAGTTTGAATGTGAAGCCTTACGAAGGAAAGTGGTCGAGTCAGGGAACACCACACGAAAGGTACGCCGATTCTTTTCTAGCTCTAATCCACTTGCATTCCGCTTTAGAATGGGACACAAACTAAAGAAGATTAGAGAGAGGGTAGCTGAAATCGCTGCTCTTAAGTCTGATTTTGGTCTCACCGAGAGGATTTTCGATAGGCATGTCATTCATAGGGAGAGGGAGATGACCCACTCCTTTGTGGATGCTTCTAATGTCATTGGGAGGGACGAAGATAAAGAGAACATCATTGAAATGTTGCTGCAATCTTTTGATAGCAAAAATGTCTCCATTATTCCTGTAGTTGGAATAGGTGGTCTGGGGAAAACTACACTTGCTAAGTTGGTGTTCAATGATCAAAGGGTGATTAGTCATTTCGAGGAGAAACTATGGGTGTGTGTTTCAGAAGTCTTTGAATTAGAAAAGGTTATAATTAAAATTCTGAGCTCTGCATCTCCTGGTCAAAGATATATGGATCTGGATATAGACGAGCTGCAAAGAGCCTTGCGACAGGCTTTGGATGGAAGGAAATATTTACTCATCCTAGATGATGTTTGGAGTGAGGACCCTAGAAAATGGCTGGAATTAAAAGCTTTGTTAATGAGAGGTGCTAATGGAAGTAAAATTTTAGTCACCACTCGAAGCAGCCGTGTTGCTTCCATTATGGGCACAGACTCTGCATACGATTTGAATGATCTTCCTTACCAGCATTGCTTGTCTTTGTTTTTTAGAAGTGCATTTAAGGGTGAGCAAGAAAAACAAAATCCAAACCTGATAAGAATTGGGGAAGAAATTGTGAGAAAATGCAAGGGAATTCCATTGGCAGTGATAACTCTGGCAACTCTGCTGTACTCTGTAACCGATGAACATGATTGGGAATTTATAAGAGATAATGAAATATGGAAATTGGAACAGAAAGAAAAGGATATTTTGCCTGCTTTAAGATTGAGTTATGAACAATTGCCATCTCACTTAAAAAGATGCTTCGCTTATTGTTCAGTTTTTCCAAAGGATTACATATTTTACGATCCTGAATTGGTTTATACTTGGATGGCACAAGGACTTGTTCAATCTTGCAATGAAAATGAAGAGTTAGAAGATGTTGGCTTTCGCTATTTTAAGGAGTTATGTAATAGATGTTTCTTTCAAGATTTTAGGGAGGATCCAGGCGATGTTCAGTGTAAAATGCATGATCTAATGCATGATCTCGCATCATCAGTGACACAAAATGAATCCTCAGCAATAATCTCCAGCTCTCAACAGGTTTCCAAAAACGTTCGATACTTACCTTTTCTTTATCCTGAATTACTTCCTGAGGATCTTCCTATACCCTTTCAAAACCTTGATCAGGTGCGAACCATTTCTTTTTTAAATGAAAGGAGAGAAGGGGTTAGTAGTGAAGTATTCATTGATGCATGTTTCTTAAGATGTCAGTACTTGAGAGTCGCGGATTTGGCTTATTCAAAGTTTGAGTTACTACCGAGAAGAATAGGCAATTTGAAGCATTTGAAATATCTTAGTTTATGGAACACTTTTTTCCTCAAAAGACTTCCTAATTCCATATGCAAGCTACAATGCTTGCAAGCGCTAGTACTTGGTGGATGTGACGAACTTGAGGAGTTGCCCAGAGATATGAAGAACATGGTTAACCTTAGATTGCTTTGGATAACTACAAAGCAAAAGTATTTACCACCTGGAGGATTGGGTTGCCTAAAGTCTCTTCGATTTTTGTTCATTACTGGTTGCGAAAATCTACAATATTTGTTTGAAGACTTGCATGGCCTGACAAATCTTCGAAGATTGTTCATTGGTGGTTGTGACAGTTTGATCTCCTTGCCGCAAAGTATTAAATTCCTAACAACATTAAAGATTCTCAATATTGCCAATTGTGAAAACCTTGATTTGGCAATGGAGGAAGTAGAAGATAATCAACACCCAAGTCCATTCAGTCTCCAAAAATTAGAGATCATTAACATACCAAAATTATTGGAATTCCCACCATGGCTGATTCGAGAATCAATCAACAGTTTAAAAGTCTTGAAAATTACAGATTGTGACAACCTTAGAGAATCACCAGAACCTCTACAAAACATTGCAACACTCGAAGAACTTTTGATCTATGGCTGTCCTATGTTAAATAATGAACGCCTACAGAATATATTAG GTCCAATTCAA TTATTGTTGTAG